tgtaatagcgaacacggcagtcgtcattcactacctagggttagtgacctagggtacctacctagggttaggtatctgagccactgaggaggcagtggctgaatttagtttttgaagctaacgtccccgccgatctacctaaatgcgttcatgtttgcgataatcattttacaccagactgctttataaacgcgggtcaatatgaagccggttttactaggaagctgctcctaaaaaatggatctgtactaacgcttcgtgttcctgctttatcttcaccaggctcggtgagtgtaatttattttactatgactctttgcagatcgccttttctaataatcacgatgaatgcggagtgtaagttaacttatactctaatagaacatggttatggcttcttctctgtgtacatccgtctctatataatccctaatcgcccgtttataattaacaatgcattaaggtgactgTCTAGTTgtaaactgtgtacgtagtcggaaaactatattatgcttacctttgtaacgttagatggtttataacgatgtctgtcgaagattaagaagtcatgtaaacacatcagtaaacacatcgcgtccgtatctctctcggtaagtttctccgatttttgttgttgttgctcgcagcagcgcaacagcccattaattcatgcccatgcagtgatgagagacaAATAGAGTCAATGCAtatccattcttttaatttctgcgttgtcaggcgataatACAAACTTCCGcataggttccgtacttaaatcaaaccaaaaacgactgaagaaaacaggctcaggctctatattacagcattttccagtttggactgcattacccacaaagcattgcccgcactggactacacttccgtggctataccccacgtgtcacgccccacagaactgggggggggggggggtcggggggggatgggggggggtggcgcgggctcagcagaggtcatgagcatttaaattagcatgtactgaaacaggttgctgagaacagagctagtttttaccaggtaaaagtagtgttttttttacacaatccttttgaatttttaattaacgtataatacaaacttttcattaggtccctaaagatcatattaacatttaatgaaaaatatgatgtgtaggacctttaagacTTTCCTATGTaatatgtacaatttgtttcaattaatttgtattagaaatatggactttattaccaaATTTTACTTCCTTGCCTACGTAATTACTTTCGACCcaccctatatactgtatatgtgcatcCCTGGTAATCATTGATGGTTAGACTTATGGTAACCACTGATGGTAGGATTGATGGCGGTACTGATAGATTTTGGTGTTGGAGTGTTTGTTTTAGCAGGTGTACATAGATTACTGCGGTTTAAGAAACTGGAAAATATTCTACTATAGAATGCTAAATGACTCATTATTAAGCACTTAAGAGCAAATATTGTGTCCTGACTTTGAAAAAACTCACTGTTTACCCTGTATCAGACGTAATaatattctaaataaaacagaaagccAACTGTTcgtaaagacaaaataaataaataaataaatgaataaacacaaTTCTGCTAAtgcattgtttttctttatgtatATACTCCAATATACATTCTGTGTATGAAACTCTTTTGGATGTGAAATAACAGACATGTGCAATTATGGCAAACAGGATGTGAAGATGAGGAGGATGgatgacattttttttggtgtgtgtgtgtgtgtgttgtatatgTATGCAGACTGTGGTAGTTCAGTTTAGTGAAAACTGCAGTTTGAAGACCAGCAGCAGGAACCTCAGTCTTTCAGTGTTAAGAGTTTATATGTAAGTACTTTTATTAGTAACTTGCATGCTAAATGCATGCAAGTAATTTTTCCCTAcaaaaaaattagaatttgatagatttcattttttgtgttattttaacagcctttatatataaataacttcAACATCCATCTAAATAATTACCACAAAATACTTAACTGcttttgaatattttaataCCATATTAACAATAAGTACTATATTAAATCTTGGGTTTATTTCCCAACTCCTTACCACTGTACAGTCCATTGTGTTTTTTCCAGATACTACAGAtccatttaattgttttatttacatatcgtatgtttattataagtgacataaacaaaattaatatttgttgcATGTAACTACTAACATAGTCATAAGTACTTTTACTGGAAGATTTTACTTTCAGCTTCAGCGTTGACTTATCCAGCATCATGGTGATCCTAAAACTCACATTACTCACCTGTAAGTTTGCTCCATGCAAttttatttgaagcacatgAATGTACAAAGCTGAATGTTCTGTCTTGAACACTGACCAgaatttctgtacattttaaacgtaagatttctgtttttctttctttacagtgCTTATTGCTACTCTTGGCCTGCATGCTTCTGAAGGTAAACACTTCCATTTTAAACATgctcaacaaacaaacataataatGGGTTCTCAGGAGGCATAAGTTAATAATTCAGGTTCATTTCCTCAAGTATATACGTATAGAGAATTCTTACTTGTCATTAGTTTCCTACAGTCTTGAAAGCCATATGCACACATTTTACTTTGACAGGAAACTTGATTTTGCAATACTGTGATAAATTTGCATTTTGTGAAAAGACTATGAATTTGTTTTCTGTACTTTGACTTTGGCTGTTTTTATGATTGATGGAAACAAAATCTGTGAACCACCTGAACTTCTAGCATTACTGTAGCCGATATCTGTAGcatttacataaaatttaaaaaatcatccaGTGACGCTCGCTTCTGTGGTTAGAAACAAACAACCAGAACATTTTTAGGTGATAAGAAAACTATagcaaattaaatcattttttaaaactgaggaaaacaaaaaagcataTCAAAATGCACAAAATGTCATGGGATGAGGATAATCTACAACAATAAACCAGCTCCATATTGTCATGCAAAGCTGCTGCCTCATGTGTAGGAACTCAAGGTGTATCttttttctaaacaaaatattttgacCTACatctgttcttttatttgtcCTTCAGTTTATCCATCCAAGATTCTTGTTAGCAAATTATCCCAAGAACagatgtttaaatgttataagGAAGTATCATTGTACAGCACCTAATGAAATTACATTGCTATATGTTCCTTCTCCTTTGAAGTataatttatgtaaatgtacgatatattttacaacaaaaatgattttaaatgttgGCAGAAAAGACATACCTGTTGGCAGCTAACATTaggtttttcatgttttatttgtcattCTCTGTCCTCTTTCTTCTACAGAgaatacagaaaaatatttttaaatgatgcactCAGTAAATACTAACTATGCTTCATGTAGTCTATATAAAAATAGATGTCGAAACAAATAAGTAAGCAATTAATATAAttagtattttttgttttttctgcagCAATAACTGTAACCTGTGAAGGCAATAGTGCTGTGCTGAACTGTGGTTTGTTATATGATTCCCTTTTATCATCTACACATAATATTGTATAAGATCAtaactacatactgtaataaagaTGACGTTATATACTTGCTATTGTTAAATATCTTTTTTAAGAATTCTTAAGTATTCTATTTGCATATAGTATAAATGCATGGTCAGCAAAGCTCAGTAATGAAGAGTTTTTGAACTAATAGATCTATAAGTCTTTAATCAAaatattggtttatttttttaaattacttttccaCATGGATTATTGTTTCCAAAATGATATGGTTTGCCAAATTTGTCTAATTTTAGGTTTGTACCGTATAACAATCATAAGTGCTTTCTATGGCCGAACCGATACCACCACTTGTACTGAAAACCAGCCTTGGACTTCTATCAGAAACACAAATTGCTTTACGCCTAATGCACAATACATAGTTAAATCCAGGTAAGAAAagaattaacatttattataattgtaaatGACTATTTATATTAGCATACATTACTAATAGCTCTAAAGacaacttaaataataaaacattattttgcagATGTGATGGATTGCACAACTGTCATGTGCCAGCTACCAATTATCTGTTCTCTGACCCCTGCTATGGGACTTACAAGTACATGACAATTGCGTACACCTGTCGCTAATTGTAAGTTTGACTGTTTTATACATCGTATCTATTGAATGTGATTCAATTAATGCTGAGCTGCACATATGTCAAAAGTGAAAGTCACTGAATCATATAAATGTAACTAACCTTTACTTtcagttaaaattatataatatacagtactgcagtatttaatcaattaagtttggatttatttcacattacttcatatacaatattaaatgtattttatttgcagGACTTCGgctgtttcttttttcacttACAGAATAATTGAGGGAATTCAGCTTACTCTCCAGTTACTGTACTTCTGTTCAACATGAAAAGGAATCAGAACAAAATTTTATAGGTGGCAATCATGCAGATGTTAAAGTAAACAAGTTTTGTGCTTTTCGTGTGCTTTATATTTGAATGTTATCTaatcaatttctttaataattttttcccttaaaaccTATGAAGGTTATTTGCTTTTACATGTAATCACTTTCTtctaa
This region of Clarias gariepinus isolate MV-2021 ecotype Netherlands chromosome 9, CGAR_prim_01v2, whole genome shotgun sequence genomic DNA includes:
- the LOC128530740 gene encoding rhamnose-binding lectin-like, which encodes MVILKLTLLTLLIATLGLHASEAITVTCEGNSAVLNCGLYRITIISAFYGRTDTTTCTENQPWTSIRNTNCFTPNAQYIVKSRCDGLHNCHVPATNYLFSDPCYGTYKYMTIAYTCR